One Bdellovibrionota bacterium genomic region harbors:
- a CDS encoding MinD/ParA family protein, producing the protein MSSAYNSDLESASNSKLTRTLTITSGKGGVGKTTLVSNLALTLASQGKKVLILDGDLGMANVDIMFGKQVHKNILSVLEGDAPLIDSIAELHPNIYLLSGGSGIRELQKINDHQRQLLLDQVAALPMHFDYLLIDTAPGIDDNVLYLNACAHERNIIVTPDPASLTDSYALIKVLHKTYKLNRFSIIANFVRDEAEGLALYKRMSDVAEKFLNISLDYKGSIPMDVAVRRATKAQQLVVVSSPHSPSSLGIKNVAKQLNNVSDIEEIHGGMKFFWNHLFGVA; encoded by the coding sequence ATGTCGAGTGCGTACAATTCAGATCTAGAATCAGCATCCAACAGTAAGCTGACAAGAACTTTAACAATTACATCTGGTAAGGGTGGAGTAGGGAAGACGACTCTCGTGAGTAACCTAGCCCTTACACTGGCATCACAAGGAAAGAAAGTTTTGATTCTTGATGGTGACTTGGGGATGGCGAACGTGGACATCATGTTTGGAAAACAAGTGCATAAGAACATTTTGAGTGTTCTTGAAGGAGACGCGCCACTCATCGACAGTATCGCTGAACTTCATCCGAATATTTATTTACTTTCGGGTGGAAGTGGAATCAGAGAATTACAAAAAATAAATGATCATCAAAGACAATTACTATTAGATCAGGTTGCGGCTTTACCAATGCACTTCGATTATTTGTTGATCGACACGGCTCCCGGAATTGATGACAACGTTCTGTATCTGAATGCGTGCGCACACGAGAGAAATATTATCGTGACGCCAGATCCAGCAAGCTTAACAGATTCATACGCATTGATTAAAGTTCTACATAAGACATACAAATTAAATAGATTCTCAATCATTGCAAACTTTGTTCGTGATGAAGCAGAGGGATTAGCACTTTACAAGCGCATGAGTGATGTTGCAGAAAAGTTTTTAAACATCAGTTTGGACTACAAAGGTAGCATCCCAATGGACGTAGCTGTAAGACGTGCAACAAAGGCGCAACAGTTGGTGGTGGTTTCATCACCTCACTCTCCGTCTAGTCTGGGTATCAAGAATGTAGCCAAACAACTGAACAACGTGAGTGATATCGAAGAGATCCATGGCGGAATGAAGTTTTTTTGGAACCACCTCTTTGGTGTAGCCTAG
- a CDS encoding polyhydroxyalkanoic acid system family protein, which translates to MPKFKVEKTTSMKPQESFEKIKQFLSADPDLKMLDSSYKCQFEDDKLTGSAKGQKFNAQMQVSPNGDQSKVEITVDLPLLLMPFKGLVENTLNKKLDKLLG; encoded by the coding sequence ATGCCTAAGTTCAAAGTTGAAAAAACAACATCAATGAAGCCCCAAGAATCCTTTGAGAAGATCAAGCAATTCCTCTCAGCAGACCCAGACCTTAAAATGCTAGATTCTAGCTATAAGTGTCAATTTGAGGATGATAAATTAACTGGTTCTGCTAAGGGCCAAAAATTCAATGCTCAGATGCAAGTATCTCCTAATGGAGATCAAAGCAAAGTTGAAATTACAGTAGACCTTCCCCTTCTACTTATGCCTTTCAAAGGATTAGTAGAGAATACCCTAAACAAAAAGCTCGACAAGCTCCTTGGATAA
- a CDS encoding flagellar biosynthesis protein FlhF, with translation MQVKKFEAPTMKEALEMVKSHLGPGAIILNAKDNSRGFGLMGKNSIEITAAISEVELKKKQWAESRLKDEQLALLRQKSMKIQKEFIEKSVRRYTDNKDEDEKKRRPPTQMRYIDIDDGRNNQLSDQMNYEEARARSQSRTVDDLLKEIGQPQRFVETTKQSYSTIQDAPTKATTADQRVRTAAQMALRAFEDAEIARAQEKPKAKVSTQTSMNEVQALKNEILNLRSMIQNFQQVPQAKAQEVASHSGAAQGISFELSGIYNKLTQAGISEEHAVRLLNLAKSGLTNISGRQSLVEGYIAKHMMSEINVCEPTDASPIQMFLGTTGSGKSASLIKLASHYVINQNKKVGILTADTEKVGAVEQLRTYSQILNVPFGVLKKPEDWRSVVESLRNLDYVLIDFPGNTLKEMEAIERIRKMLPPDQAPCDRHLVISSTFKDKDAFEIAERYRIAKPTDIIFSKLDEAVTHGLIYNFQKKFDLPIFSFGTGPGLPEDFEFASKERVIDLIFRITK, from the coding sequence ATGCAGGTTAAGAAATTTGAAGCACCAACAATGAAAGAGGCATTAGAAATGGTAAAAAGCCATTTGGGGCCCGGTGCAATCATCCTCAATGCAAAAGACAATAGCCGCGGATTTGGCCTTATGGGAAAAAACAGCATCGAGATCACAGCAGCTATTTCCGAAGTGGAATTAAAAAAGAAACAATGGGCGGAGAGCCGACTCAAAGACGAACAACTTGCGCTTTTAAGACAGAAATCAATGAAGATTCAAAAAGAATTTATTGAGAAGAGCGTAAGAAGGTATACCGACAATAAGGATGAAGACGAAAAGAAAAGACGTCCACCTACTCAAATGAGATACATCGATATCGATGACGGACGTAACAATCAATTGTCAGATCAAATGAATTACGAGGAAGCTAGGGCCAGATCTCAATCTAGAACTGTGGATGATCTGCTCAAAGAGATTGGTCAGCCGCAAAGATTTGTGGAAACCACCAAGCAAAGCTACTCCACAATTCAAGATGCTCCTACAAAGGCAACAACCGCCGATCAAAGAGTGAGAACTGCCGCACAAATGGCTTTGAGAGCTTTTGAAGATGCGGAGATTGCTCGCGCACAAGAAAAGCCAAAGGCAAAAGTATCCACTCAGACTTCTATGAACGAAGTTCAAGCGCTAAAAAATGAAATTTTAAATCTAAGAAGCATGATTCAGAACTTCCAACAAGTTCCTCAAGCCAAGGCGCAAGAAGTGGCCTCGCATTCGGGTGCCGCTCAAGGAATTAGTTTTGAATTGAGTGGAATCTATAACAAGTTAACTCAAGCCGGAATTTCTGAAGAACACGCAGTAAGACTTTTGAATCTTGCAAAAAGTGGCCTAACAAATATTTCCGGCAGACAATCACTTGTTGAAGGTTATATTGCCAAGCACATGATGAGCGAAATCAATGTGTGCGAACCGACCGACGCTTCACCCATCCAAATGTTCTTAGGTACAACGGGAAGTGGAAAATCGGCTTCACTGATCAAGTTAGCAAGTCATTATGTGATTAACCAAAATAAAAAAGTAGGAATTTTAACTGCGGACACCGAAAAAGTAGGAGCAGTTGAACAGTTGAGAACTTACTCGCAAATTTTGAATGTTCCATTTGGTGTGTTAAAGAAACCAGAAGATTGGAGATCGGTAGTTGAGTCGTTAAGAAATCTCGACTACGTTTTGATCGATTTCCCTGGAAACACTCTAAAGGAAATGGAAGCCATCGAAAGAATAAGAAAGATGCTTCCTCCGGATCAAGCACCTTGTGATCGTCACTTGGTGATTTCATCTACATTCAAAGACAAAGACGCTTTTGAAATTGCAGAAAGATATAGAATCGCAAAACCAACGGACATTATCTTTAGCAAATTAGACGAAGCGGTGACGCATGGATTGATTTACAACTTCCAAAAGAAGTTTGATTTACCAATCTTCTCATTCGGTACGGGCCCAGGTCTTCCGGAAGATTTTGAGTTCGCATCCAAAGAAAGAGTTATTGATTTAATCTTTAGAATTACAAAGTAA
- a CDS encoding FliA/WhiG family RNA polymerase sigma factor yields MKKNAPLLKKYKESPTKLTSQQKDKLILEYAPLIKFIAQKIAVRLPANIELDDLISSGVIGLMDAIEKYDSSRDNTFKTYAEFRIRGAILDELRAQDWVPRSVRDKAKLLDRTMVKLESDLGRIASEEEVAVALNMNMDEFHGLVNQVRPVSLLSIDEAATFSNVDKKSILNLLEGCKFSNPFNQLNLKAVKEIVTKAIEELPEKQRLVLSLYYYEDLNLKEIGQVLRVTESRVSQLHAQAVSRLRGKLASHFEIVDEIAS; encoded by the coding sequence ATGAAGAAGAATGCGCCGTTACTTAAAAAGTACAAAGAGAGTCCTACAAAACTCACTTCACAGCAAAAAGACAAACTCATTCTAGAGTATGCTCCGCTGATTAAATTTATCGCGCAAAAAATTGCGGTGAGACTTCCGGCAAACATTGAATTGGATGATCTGATTTCATCTGGTGTGATTGGTTTAATGGATGCTATAGAGAAGTATGATTCAAGTCGTGATAATACATTCAAAACCTACGCCGAATTTAGAATTCGTGGTGCGATCCTTGATGAATTGAGAGCCCAAGACTGGGTTCCAAGATCGGTGAGAGATAAAGCCAAGCTTTTAGATCGTACAATGGTAAAATTAGAATCTGATCTGGGAAGAATCGCAAGTGAAGAAGAAGTTGCTGTAGCTCTTAATATGAACATGGATGAATTCCATGGATTAGTGAACCAAGTAAGACCGGTGTCACTACTTTCTATCGATGAAGCGGCTACATTCTCAAACGTGGATAAAAAATCTATTTTGAACTTACTAGAAGGTTGCAAATTTTCAAATCCATTCAATCAATTGAATTTAAAAGCAGTAAAAGAAATCGTAACTAAGGCAATCGAAGAGCTTCCGGAGAAGCAAAGATTAGTGCTTTCTTTATATTACTACGAAGATCTGAACTTGAAAGAGATCGGACAAGTATTGAGAGTGACAGAGTCGAGAGTGTCTCAATTGCACGCTCAAGCGGTATCTCGTCTCAGAGGAAAGCTAGCAAGCCACTTTGAGATCGTAGATGAAATTGCTTCTTAA
- a CDS encoding trypsin-like serine protease, with protein sequence MKGILFILLLSCAVHAKDICQVDETIIPKEKYPAVIQVTASQGKCTATIVGPNTILTAAHCGYEKNKNLENVIPEGKTGSFSVNGKNFTFTFIPSTRTGKDIRTDLKPDVALGLVHTSIKNIKPLSIHFEKYREPMIVLGYGRGQNILSGFYVKTDFEEGFKRHMISNDSTKNDYACPGDSGGPTLAYNSSKQLGIVGVHVYTDLSKYTGDIRTNSEAFKEFITQKTEKYNLQICGYNLDCN encoded by the coding sequence ATGAAGGGGATTTTATTTATTCTTTTATTGAGCTGTGCCGTCCATGCAAAAGATATCTGCCAAGTCGACGAAACTATTATTCCTAAAGAAAAATATCCGGCCGTGATTCAGGTAACTGCTTCACAAGGAAAATGTACTGCCACCATCGTAGGACCGAATACTATTCTTACTGCCGCTCACTGTGGTTATGAGAAAAATAAAAATCTTGAAAATGTGATTCCTGAAGGGAAAACTGGATCCTTTTCTGTGAACGGGAAAAATTTTACTTTTACTTTTATTCCATCCACTCGAACCGGCAAAGATATTCGTACAGATCTTAAACCTGATGTTGCTTTAGGATTAGTTCACACATCCATAAAAAATATCAAGCCTCTTTCTATCCATTTTGAAAAATATCGAGAACCCATGATTGTTCTAGGATATGGACGAGGGCAAAATATTTTGAGTGGATTCTATGTTAAAACTGATTTTGAAGAAGGCTTTAAAAGACATATGATCTCAAATGACTCGACAAAGAATGACTACGCTTGTCCTGGTGATTCCGGAGGACCAACTTTGGCTTACAATTCTAGTAAGCAATTAGGAATTGTAGGGGTTCACGTTTATACGGATTTGTCCAAATATACCGGTGACATCAGAACAAACTCTGAAGCTTTTAAGGAATTCATAACGCAAAAAACCGAAAAATATAATCTTCAAATATGTGGGTATAACTTAGATTGCAATTAA
- a CDS encoding trypsin-like serine protease, whose product MGKLGKFLIFIFVSSSFSLITHAQVIETRGGGYIVSKSRYPAVVRIDMGRKGWHCSATLVGPNVILTATHCADDKFEEETVIHKFGHFYIGKKKYNFKFYTHQEVMNENLDMAIGIVDQNVQEVKPMTISFNEKLGKKMIMLGYGCTKEYLAETYVIAQGTGDDSRSLVSSDPNKKVYACGGDSGGPTVAYNLDLKLRINGIHYFSTRTYMTGDLRTDTAQVKKFVQTMAEKENLKICGYNLDCD is encoded by the coding sequence GTGGGGAAGTTGGGGAAATTTTTAATTTTTATTTTTGTGAGCAGTTCTTTTTCTCTCATAACTCATGCTCAAGTTATTGAAACTCGCGGGGGCGGTTATATCGTTTCGAAATCTCGCTACCCTGCCGTTGTGCGTATAGATATGGGCCGGAAAGGTTGGCACTGTTCTGCGACTCTTGTTGGACCCAATGTGATTCTAACAGCTACCCACTGCGCTGATGATAAATTTGAAGAAGAAACTGTTATTCATAAATTTGGTCATTTCTATATTGGAAAGAAAAAATACAATTTTAAATTTTATACGCATCAAGAAGTGATGAATGAAAATTTAGATATGGCAATCGGCATTGTAGATCAGAATGTTCAAGAGGTAAAACCTATGACCATTAGCTTTAACGAAAAGCTTGGCAAAAAAATGATCATGCTGGGTTACGGCTGCACTAAAGAATATCTTGCGGAAACATATGTCATAGCACAAGGAACTGGAGACGACTCGAGATCATTGGTTTCCAGCGATCCCAACAAGAAAGTCTATGCTTGTGGTGGTGATTCGGGTGGACCTACGGTTGCGTACAATCTAGATTTAAAATTAAGAATCAATGGGATTCATTATTTTTCAACTAGAACATACATGACTGGAGACCTCAGAACCGATACCGCACAAGTCAAAAAATTTGTGCAGACCATGGCGGAGAAAGAAAATCTTAAAATTTGTGGATACAACTTGGATTGTGATTGA
- a CDS encoding RNA polymerase factor sigma-32 yields MAKKKKTSKKSPAKKVKPAKPSKKTTIKGATKKKVLPKKSSIKELITIHDPEIMDENVPVKIPTFDIAKHDESGIVPSDPLQQYLNEIRKYPLLTPEEEKELAVRYFEKGDPLAAEKLVTSNLRFVVKIALEYAKMGAKMMDIVQEGNVGLMHAVKEYNPYKGVKLITYAVWWIRGYIREYLLKQYSMVKIGTTQNQKKLFYNLEKEKRKLLQEGEQSTTALLSSRLNIPERDVRLMEQRMGGKDVSLDAPVDEDGNTHLVDLQSDSSNPESELEVLELIDLLKDKIEEIKPSLNDKELDILENRILADEPQTLQEIGDKYGISRERARQLEERLLKNLKEKFLAIANDSILSKIED; encoded by the coding sequence ATGGCCAAAAAGAAAAAGACCTCAAAAAAAAGTCCTGCAAAAAAGGTTAAGCCCGCAAAGCCGTCTAAAAAAACGACGATCAAGGGTGCTACGAAAAAAAAGGTCTTACCGAAAAAATCTTCGATAAAAGAACTCATCACCATTCACGATCCCGAGATCATGGATGAAAATGTTCCGGTAAAAATACCTACTTTTGATATCGCAAAACATGATGAGAGCGGAATTGTCCCTTCGGATCCCCTCCAGCAGTACCTTAATGAAATCAGAAAGTATCCGCTCCTTACACCGGAAGAAGAAAAGGAATTGGCTGTTCGCTATTTTGAAAAAGGCGATCCCCTTGCTGCTGAAAAATTGGTGACTAGCAACCTCAGATTCGTCGTAAAAATTGCTCTCGAGTACGCCAAAATGGGCGCAAAGATGATGGACATTGTCCAAGAAGGTAACGTTGGACTGATGCATGCCGTGAAAGAGTATAACCCTTATAAAGGGGTAAAGCTTATCACTTATGCTGTTTGGTGGATTCGCGGTTACATTCGAGAATATTTGTTGAAACAATATTCGATGGTGAAAATTGGAACGACTCAAAATCAAAAGAAATTATTTTATAATTTAGAAAAAGAAAAAAGAAAACTTCTCCAAGAAGGAGAGCAATCTACAACGGCGCTCTTGAGCTCTAGATTGAATATTCCTGAACGAGATGTTCGCCTCATGGAACAGAGAATGGGTGGAAAAGATGTTTCTCTCGATGCTCCCGTCGACGAGGATGGAAACACACATTTGGTTGATTTACAAAGTGACTCTAGCAATCCAGAGTCAGAGCTTGAAGTCCTAGAGCTGATCGATCTTTTGAAGGATAAAATCGAAGAGATAAAACCTTCCCTCAACGATAAAGAACTCGACATCCTCGAGAACAGAATCCTCGCCGACGAACCTCAAACTCTGCAAGAAATTGGGGATAAATACGGAATTAGTAGAGAACGGGCTAGGCAGCTCGAAGAGCGATTACTGAAGAACCTAAAAGAGAAATTCTTGGCCATTGCGAATGACAGTATTCTATCTAAAATCGAAGACTAA